A region of Coturnix japonica isolate 7356 chromosome 15, Coturnix japonica 2.1, whole genome shotgun sequence DNA encodes the following proteins:
- the BRI3BP gene encoding BRI3-binding protein, producing MAACRLPAVLLLLALVLCNTAGPGAWAARSRGAEKQNSFRRAASGLYQGVSGLFGEDNVRALQKFFSRLTERFVNGVDVLMDTFWRIWTDLLDVLGIDASNLTHYFSPAAIANNPTRAILLIGAILLAYWFLSLFLGFFFYLLHMIFGRFFWIARVALFTLSCIYILQKYEGDPEHAVLPLCFVVAVYFMTGPVGFYWRRNSSSSLEEKMDHLDSQIRLLNIRLSRVIENLDRGSDQ from the exons ATGGCGGCGTGTCGGCTGCCGgcggtgctgctgcttctcGCCCTTGTGCTGTGTAACACAGCGGGGCCCGGAGCTTGGGCAGCGCGGAGCCGAGGGGCCgagaagcagaacagcttcCGCCGAGCAGCCAGCGGGCTGTACCAGGGAGTCAGCGGCCTGTTCGGGGAGGACAACGTGCGGGCCCTGCAGAAG TTTTTCTCAAGGTTGACGGAGAGGTTTGTGAATGGGGTGGATGTGTTAATGGACACGTTCTGGAGAATATGGACTGATTTACTGGATGTTCTTGGAATTGATG cctcCAACTTGACTCATTATTTCAGCCCAGCAGCAATTGCCAACAACCCAACCCGGGCTATTCTGCTGATCGGTGCCATCTTACTCGCCTATTGGTTTTTATCTCTCTTCCTCGGATTCTTCTTCTATCTCCTGCACATGATCTTTGGTCGTTTCTTCTGGATTGCAAGGGTCGCCCTCTTCACCCTCTCATGCATCTACATCCTGCAGAAGTACGAAGGTGACCCGGAACACGCCGTCCTGCCTCTGTGCTTCGTGGTGGCCGTCTACTTCATGACGGGGCCGGTGGGGTTTTACtggagaagaaacagcagcagcagcctggaggagaaGATGGACCACCTCGACAGTCAGATCAGACTGCTGAACATACGCCTCTCCAGGGTGATCGAGAACCTGGACAGAGGCAGCGACCAATGA